The following are encoded together in the Methylorubrum sp. B1-46 genome:
- a CDS encoding alpha/beta hydrolase, whose translation MPEVIFSGPAGRLEGRYQAPKKKGAPIAIVLHPHPQFGGTMNNQIVYNLFYTFANRGFAALRFNFRGVGRSQGAFDHGSGELSDAAAALDWVQSVNPEAKSCWIAGVSFGSWIGMQLLMRRPEIEGFISIAAMANRYDFTFLAPCPSSGLFVHGSEDRVAPAREVIPVIEKVKTQKGVIIEHQMVEGANHFFDGKVDELTQTVDTYLDKRLGAKTEAA comes from the coding sequence ATGCCCGAAGTCATTTTCTCCGGCCCCGCCGGCCGTCTGGAAGGCCGCTACCAGGCCCCCAAGAAGAAGGGGGCGCCGATCGCGATCGTGCTCCACCCGCACCCCCAGTTCGGGGGCACGATGAACAATCAGATTGTGTACAATCTTTTCTATACCTTCGCCAATCGCGGTTTCGCGGCCCTGCGCTTCAACTTCCGCGGGGTCGGCCGCAGCCAGGGCGCATTCGACCACGGCTCGGGTGAGCTGTCCGACGCGGCTGCGGCGCTGGACTGGGTGCAGTCGGTCAATCCGGAGGCGAAGTCCTGCTGGATTGCGGGCGTGTCGTTCGGCTCGTGGATCGGCATGCAGTTGCTGATGCGTCGCCCCGAGATCGAGGGGTTCATCTCGATCGCCGCCATGGCCAACCGCTACGACTTCACCTTCCTGGCGCCCTGCCCCTCCTCCGGCCTGTTCGTGCACGGCTCGGAAGACCGGGTGGCCCCGGCGCGCGAGGTGATCCCGGTGATCGAGAAGGTGAAGACGCAGAAGGGCGTCATCATCGAGCACCAGATGGTCGAGGGCGCCAACCACTTCTTCGACGGCAAGGTCGACGAGTTGACCCAGACGGTCGACACCTATCTCGACAAGCGCCTCGGGGCGAAGACCGAGGCGGCGTAA